In Clostridium ljungdahlii DSM 13528, the genomic window TTTACTAAAAAGTCGCTTTCAATCAATATCTGTAAATCTATTTTATCAATTTTATTGTAACTATGATGATTACCTATTAAAAAGCATATTCTTTCAATTGCTGTATCATCTAGATCTATTTCTTTAAGCAGTTCTTTAGCTACGGGAGGCCCTTCAATTTCTTGATAATTTCCAGCTGAACTATTATATTTCCTTTCGCTTTCTTTAATCCCTATATCATGAAGTATGGAAGCTAATTCAAGTATAAGCATTTCATTATCATTTAATCCTTCTAATCGACCTATAGTTTTGCTAAAACCATGTACTTTTAAAGCATGATTTATTCTTTTTATATCATTTCCAAAATAAAGTATCATTTTTTTAGTAACGTAACTTGCTAAATCTGACATGAGTGCCTCCTTATGTTTAAATTATAGTATTAGTATATCGAATTTGTACTAGTATATCAATTTTACTGTGATAAAATATTTATATATTTATTAATTGAAAAGTAGAGGATTAGGTGTAATGAAAAGTATTTTATTGGTAGAAGATGATAAATCATTAAATAGGGGAATTAGCTTTAAATTAAGTAAAGAAGGATATAAGGTTTTTTCATCAAGAACTATTGAAGAAGCAAAAATAATATTAGCAGAAAATAGTGTTGACCTTATGATCCTTGATGTAGGCTTGCCCGATGGGAATGGATTTGATTTATGTGGGGAAGTTAGGAAAAAAAATGACTTACTTATTATATTCTTAACGGCCTGTGATCAAGAAATTGATATTGTAACAGGACTTGATATGGGAGCAGACGATTATATAGCCAAGCCATTTAGTCTTATGGTATTAATGTCTAAGATAAATGCTCTACTTCGAAGAAATTCTAATAAAAATCAAAGCAAAAAAATCGTATCCGGAGATATAGTTTTTTCTATAACGGATATGAAAGTGTTAAAAAACGAAGAGGAATTATTTCTAAGTAAGACTGAAATAAAACTTTTAAAGTATTTAATGGATAATGCAGGACAAATCATAACCAAAGATCAGCTTTTAAATAAATTATGGGACATAGATAACACATTTGTAGATGACAATACTATAGCGGTAAATATAAGAAGACTTAGAGAAAAAATAGAGGATAATCCTTCAAAGCCTAAATATATAAAGAATGTTAGGGGAATGGGGTATATATGGATAGAAGGATGTGTAAAGATATGATTGAATATTTAAAAGAAAATCCCTTATTGAAGAAAGTATTTAATATAATGATTATTACTATATTAAGTATTTCCGTGATAACTTGTTTTGTAAATTACTATATAACTGAACAAGTGTATAAACAAAATATAAATTCTACACTTCAATTAGTTGGAACACTTACAAGATTAAATCCTGAAAATGAAACTGAAATTGTAAAAACTGTGCTGTTTAAAAAATATGATGCTAAAAATTTGGAATATGGAAAAAGTATTGCTAAAAAATATGGTTATGGTGATGAAGTTACAGCATGGAATGATGATGCATTTAATAAAAATGTATATAATATGATAAAAATTAATTTTATATTGTTTATAGTAATCTTAATTGAATCAATGTTGATTTTCAGAAGCTGCAGTTTATATGTTATGAAAAGGCTTGAGTATATATTAAATAGTGTTGATGAGGCAGTAAATGGAAAACTCTTGACGGATATGAATAGCTTTAATGAAGGAATTTTGTCTAAGATATATTCTAAAATGTGTGATTTAAGCAGAATACTTAATTTAAATATCGAAAAATTGTATAGGGAAAAAGAAAATATAAAGTATCTTGTTACAGATATTTCACATCAAATAAAAACTCCCATATCCTCAATTAAACTCTTTAATTCAATTTTAATAGAAGATGAAAGTATAAGTAAAAATGAAAAAAGAGAATTTTTAAATACAATAAAAGAAGAAGTTTTAAAACTTGAGTGGCTTACAGGTTCCCTTATAAAGTTGTCCAGGCTTGAAGCTGGTATGATTGAGCTAAAAAAAGAAAAAAGGTCTATAAAGTATACAATACATAAAGCTATAGAAGGAGTTTATTCAAAAGTTCTGCAAAAAAATATAGAGATAAATGTTGAAAATGTATATGAATTTTCTATTTTCCATGATGTGAGATGGACTAAAGAAGCAATAGTTAATGTACTGGAAAATGCCATAAAGTATACAGATAGTAATGGGAAAATAAATGTAAGTATGACTGATATGAATTTTTTTATAAGAATTGATATAGAAGATACTGGTATAGGAATACCAGGTGAGGACTTCAACAAGATATTTAAACGATTTTTTAGAGGAAATTGTAAAATAGTTCAAGAATCTGAAGGTTCTGGTATAGGATTATATCTTACAAGAAAGATACTAGAAGAGCAAGGTGGAAGTATAATGGTTGATTCAAAGCTAGGGGAAGGAAGTAAATTCAGCCTTTTCTTACAAAAATGTAAGTGATATTGAAAGTGAATTGTAATATTAACATGTTATCCTCTAAGTATAATAATTAAATATTGAAGAGAGGTAATGTTATGAAGGTATTGGAAGTAAAATCTCTAAAAAAATATTATGGGAAAGATGAGAATTTAGTTAAAGCAGTCGATAATGTAAGTTTTTTTGTAGATGAAGGGGAGTTTGTTGTAATAATTGGTACATCAGGTTCAGGTAAGAGTACACTGCTTCACATGGTTGGAGGTCTTGATAAACCAACATCAGGGGAAGTTTATATTGTAGGACAGAATATATTTTCAATGAAGGATGATAAGCTTGCCATATTTAGAAGAAGAAATATAGGTTTTGTTTTTCAAGCATATAATCTTATACCTGTCTTAAATGTGTGGGAAAACATAACACTCCCAATAGGACTTGATGGTAAAGAGGTAGATGAAAGTTATGTTAAAGAACTTATGGAAACTTTGAATATATATAATAAGAAAAATTCACTGCCAAATGCCCTGTCAGGTGGGCAGCAGCAGAGAACGGCTATATGTAGAGCTCTTGCAGCTAAACCTTCTATAATACTTGCAGATGAACCTACAGGAAATCTTGATTCCAAGACAGCGCAAGAAGTTATGGCGCTCTTGAAGATGTCAGTAAAAAAATATCATCAAACTCTAATTATGATAACTCATGATGATAAAATTGCACAGATGGGTGATAGAGTGATTAGAATTGAAGACGGAAAAATAGTGCAAGGGAGGGAGTAAGTATGAATTATATATCCAATCTTGCCAAGAAGAATTTAAAGTTTTCTAAAACAAAGAATATACTGATCATACTCACTATAGCGTTAGCTACTTGTCTTATAACTGCATCAGGAATAATGTTTTACAGCATACAAAGTTCTATAATAAATTCAGCTGAAGAACAAATGGGAAATTATCATGGAGTGTATATTAATGTAAATAATAAACAAATTGAAATGTTAGAAAACAATAGAAAAATTGAAAAGGTAGGTAAATGCATTCCATTTAAAACTATAAAAAATAAAGATTTAAGTGATTCTCAAATGGAGTTATTTTATACAGATTATGCAGGGGCAGATATGACGAATGTGAAATTAAAACAAGGAAACTTGCCTCAAAAATCAAATGAAATAGCACTAGAATCATGGGTACTTGATAAATTGAAGGTAAAATCTAAAATAGGAGAAAACATTCATATTAAAGATGAAAACAATAAAAGTATGGATTTTATTTTAAGTGGAATATTAAGCGATGATAAAATACGTAAGCAGCAAAATAATGTCATAGGTGTAGTATCAAAAAAACTTGTAACTCAAAATTTATATAAAATAAAAACGGCATGTTATGTAAGGGTTAAAAATCATAGAAATATTATGAGCACTGTTTTTGATATTGGACATAGTATTGGTTTAAAAGATGAAAATATAAAGACAAATTCGCTGTATATAAGTGCAGTAGGAGGAGATCCATCATTACTAATATCATTTCTTGTTATAGCTTTAATTATAGTAATTGCAACTATGGTGGTTATCTATAATATATTTTATGTATCTGTTATTGAAAGAATAAAACAATTTGGTCTTCTTTCTGCAATTGGTGCAACTAAAAAGCAAATTAGAAAAGTTATATTTAAAGAAGGATTTACTTTATCAATTATAGCAATTCCAATAGGGATTATATTTGCACATGTAATATATTATATAGTAAGGCAACTACTAATATCAAAGTACTCCATAGAAATAAAATCTTCACCATATATTATAATTATTTCGGCACTAATAAGTTTATTAGCAGTTGTAATTTCCCTTAGAAAACCAGAAAAGCTTTCTTCGAGAATATCTCCAGTAGAATCAATGAGATACAGCGGTGTAGAAATAAATTCAAAGAAAAAAGAAAGAAATTCAATTAAGAAAATATCTATATCTAAAATTGCACATTTAAATCTTTGGAGAAATAAAAAGAGAACAATTATGACTATGATTTCTCTTACCATGAGCGGCATTTTATTTATTGTAATTTGTACTGTACTTAAAAGTATGAATATATATAATCTCACAAAACAAGATTTTAAACACGAATTTTCATTAACAAGCACAGAAACAGAGGGTAATCCTTTAAATGATGAGATAATAAATAATATAAAAAATATTAAAGGGGTTAAAAATGTCAGTACTGAAAAATATACCGGGAATATATCTGTAAACAATTTAAGCTATGGACTATATGGATATGATGATTATCTTTTAGGTAAATTTAAAAAATATTTAATAGCGGGAAAAATATCTTCTGAGGAATTAAAAAGTAAAGATGAAGTTTTAGTTGCAACTAATTATGATAAAAATGATAACAGAATTTGCAAATATAAAGTTGGAGATAAAATAAATTTATCAATTGCAGTAGATAAAAATGGGAAACAAACAGAAAGTATAAAAAAACAATTTACTGTGGCAGGTATAGTTAGTAAGAACATAGGAAGCTTTGGCTGGAAAATAGATGGATATGACCTTATAACCCACGAAGATGTGTTTACAAGAGGAGAATTTAAGGACAAGTTAGTTAGTGCAAATGACAACAAAATGGCAGGAGTATATATAGATATTGACAGCAGCAAGTTTGAATCTATAAAAAGCAAAATTAAATCAATTTCACAAAAAGACAATAGGATATTCTATGATTCAAATACAGATTACAAAAAGGAACTTGAAAGTCAGTATATGGGAATGCAAATTATTGCAATGAGCTTTATTGGTATTATAGCCCTTATTGGAATTTTAAATCTTATAAATACCATGATTACAAGTATACTTACTAGAAAAAAAGAGTACGGAATGCTTCAGGCTGTTGGGCTTTCAGATAGAGAGCTTCGTAAGATGCTTCAAATTGAAGGAATATATTATTCTCTTGGAAGCTCTTTAATGTCTATAATTTTTGGAACATCTTTGGGATACCTGTGTTTTAAATTGTTTAAAAGGTCCGGAGCAGATTATGCAGAATATAAATTACCACTAGGTTCAATTTTGGTATTGATTTTAGCGTTTGCTATAATAACAATACTCATAACATATTTAATTGAAAATAAATTAAAAAAGGAATCAATTGTAGATAGAATAAGATATAGTGAATAAAATTAAGTTTTCACCTAGAAATTTTACGTAAAGTTTCTAAGTGAAAACTTTTATTTATCCGATGGCTACCTGCTCTAATACACCCACTTTTCCAAGTGAGAGTAAAGAGCAGGTACATCCCTGGATAACGATTTCTAAGCATCAGGTGGAGTCAAAACTCCATCTGATGTCAAGAACTCTGTTTATATGTATGCTATAATTGGATTATGATAGGTTATAAAGTTAGATGCAGAATATATGATAACTAATGTGTAATTAAATTATCAATGTATTTGATTGGAGGTAAAAATGGAGGACTTAGATTTATTCAAAGAAATATGTGAAACTCATGCACCAAGTGGCAGAGAAGATTGGCTGTATTCTATTATAGAAGATAATTTTAACCAATTTGGAGATATAACTATAAGTAAGCTTAATAATATGTATATACATAAAGAAGGAAAAACTTCTAGAAAATTAATGATAATGTCTCATGCAGATGAAATTTTTTTAATGGTAAAAGAAATAACAAAAGAAGGTTTTATAAAATTTAAAGGATTAGGAATAGATGCCAAAAGCCTTGTTGCTCAAGAAGTTATCATTCATGGAAAAGAAAATGTATCTGGAGTTGTGGCGTTAAAATATGATTATAGTGATAAACAAAAAAGTAAAGTTAGTATGGAAAACCTATATATAGAAACTGGTTTTTGCACAGAAAAATTAAGAAGTTTAATTAAGGTAGGAGATTATATTACTTTAGATAGAAAAATGGTAGGGCTTTTAAATGACAATGTAAGTTGTAAGTCAATAGATAACAGAGCTAGTATTTTTGCCATGTACGTTTGTGCGGAAGAACTTAAAAATGTAAATCCAGATTTAAATGTTTACTTTGTGTGTTCATGTCAGGAGGAAGTAGGACATAGAGGAGCCAAAATGGCAAGTTACGAAGTTAAACCTGATATAGGTATAGCACTTGATGTTACTTTTGATGGTGGAACTTTAGGGGATAGCGATAGGGAAAATAAGCTGGGAGCAGGGCCAGTTATATGTATAGGTCCTAATATACATACTAAAATTAAAAATAGGATAATACAAACTGCAGATAAATATAGCATTCCATACCAAATTGAAGTTGAGCCGGGAAACACTGGAACTGATGCTTGGGATATTCAAACTGCAGAAGGGGGAATACCTACACTTCTTATATCTATTCCTATAAAGTATATGCATACTTCTGTAGAAGTGGTAAATTTGAAAGATATCAAAAACACAGGAAGACTTTTGGCTAGGTTTATTCAAGAGTTAAAAGAGGATGAATTGGAGGGATTATTTTGCTTTTAGAAAAGCTATCTAACTGTATAGGACCTTCTGGTTACGAAGAAGAAATTAGAAATGTAATAAAAGAGGAGTTGTACACTTTTACTGATAATGTAACTGTAGACAGAATGGGAAACGTTATAGTCCATAGTGATAATAATGATAATTCTTCACCTAAAATAATGATAGCTTCTCATATGGATGAGAGAGGTCTTATAATTACAGCTTATAATGATGATGGGACTCTAAAGTTTTCAACTTTAGGTAAAATGGAAAAAGGAGCATTGCCTTGTAAAACTGTTTTAATTGGAAACAAAAAAGTACATGGTGTTATAGGCATAAAACCAATACATCTTCAGAATAAAAGTGAAAGGGATAGAAATATATCTTATGATGATATGTGTATAGATATTGGAGCCTCAAGTAAAGATGAGTGTAGGAAAACTGTTTCACTTGGAGATTTTGTAGTATTTGACAATAGTTTTTCTAATTTTGGAGACAATTTGGTAAAAGGCAAGGCTTTAGATAATAGAATAGGATGTTCTATACTTTTAGAATTATTGAAGGAAAAATATGAGTGTAATTTATATGGAGTGTTTTATGTCCAGGGAAATATAGATAAAAGAGGAATTTATACTGCAGCTTACAATGTTAAGCCTGATATAATGATAGATTTAGATACTATAAATAGTACTGATGGTGAAGGCGTACCGGAATATTTAAAAACAAATGAACTTACAGGAGGACCCGTTATACCTTTTAATATGGAAGAGTCTATATTTAATAGAGACATTGTAAAGTCTATTAGAAATAAGGCAGATAATATGGGAATTGCTTATAAAAAGAGCATAAGTACTAAGGATACAAGTAAACTTAAACCAGTCCGTTTACCTATTAATAACTGCAAGACAGCAGCGGTATTAATACCATGCAAACATATGGATTATAATATTTCAATGTGCAGCTTGATGGATTATGAAAGTACTTTAACTTTGGTAAAAAGTTATTTGTCAGATTTATAGATGATAATTTAAAATATTGAGGGGTGAAATTTTTATGGATAAACTTCTAATAAAATTAATCAATTCTTTTGGAGTTAGTGGTAAAGAAGATGAAGTGAGGGAAGTAATAAAGGAACGTTTAAATGAAATTAATCAAGATATGTATGAAGATGATATAGGTAATGTAATAGTAAAATTAGGTTCTGGTGAAACTAAAATAATGCTGTGTACTCATATGGATTCTGTAGGATTTATAGTAAACCATATAGACGATGATGGCATGATAAGGGTGGACAACATAGGAAATTTTAAAAAGGAAGATATATCCCATAGTTTTATAAGGTTTGATAATGGAACCTTAGGAAAAATATATACTTCTCACGAAGGCGAATTTGTAGATATAGGCGTGAATGAAAGGGAAGATGCTTTAAAAAAGGTAAATGAAGGTGATATGGCATCCCTTGTAGGACCGTATTTAAGTGTAGGTGACAACAATGTTATAAGCCCACTTTTACATAATAAGGTAGGATGTTATATACTTTTAAAGCTTATAGAATATGTAAAAGTAGAAAATGCAGAGCTTGATTTTGTATTTGCATCACAAGGTGAAATAGGAGGAATAGGTGCTAGAATTGCTGCAAATAATATAAACCCTGATTATTGTATAATAGTTGGTACTGAAAATGCCACAAATGCGGAGGA contains:
- a CDS encoding HD domain-containing protein, producing the protein MSDLASYVTKKMILYFGNDIKRINHALKVHGFSKTIGRLEGLNDNEMLILELASILHDIGIKESERKYNSSAGNYQEIEGPPVAKELLKEIDLDDTAIERICFLIGNHHSYNKIDKIDLQILIESDFLVNAYEDNIKISDIEYMKNKYFKTSTGKELLNSIYIK
- a CDS encoding response regulator transcription factor; this translates as MKSILLVEDDKSLNRGISFKLSKEGYKVFSSRTIEEAKIILAENSVDLMILDVGLPDGNGFDLCGEVRKKNDLLIIFLTACDQEIDIVTGLDMGADDYIAKPFSLMVLMSKINALLRRNSNKNQSKKIVSGDIVFSITDMKVLKNEEELFLSKTEIKLLKYLMDNAGQIITKDQLLNKLWDIDNTFVDDNTIAVNIRRLREKIEDNPSKPKYIKNVRGMGYIWIEGCVKI
- a CDS encoding sensor histidine kinase, yielding MDRRMCKDMIEYLKENPLLKKVFNIMIITILSISVITCFVNYYITEQVYKQNINSTLQLVGTLTRLNPENETEIVKTVLFKKYDAKNLEYGKSIAKKYGYGDEVTAWNDDAFNKNVYNMIKINFILFIVILIESMLIFRSCSLYVMKRLEYILNSVDEAVNGKLLTDMNSFNEGILSKIYSKMCDLSRILNLNIEKLYREKENIKYLVTDISHQIKTPISSIKLFNSILIEDESISKNEKREFLNTIKEEVLKLEWLTGSLIKLSRLEAGMIELKKEKRSIKYTIHKAIEGVYSKVLQKNIEINVENVYEFSIFHDVRWTKEAIVNVLENAIKYTDSNGKINVSMTDMNFFIRIDIEDTGIGIPGEDFNKIFKRFFRGNCKIVQESEGSGIGLYLTRKILEEQGGSIMVDSKLGEGSKFSLFLQKCK
- a CDS encoding ABC transporter ATP-binding protein; this translates as MKVLEVKSLKKYYGKDENLVKAVDNVSFFVDEGEFVVIIGTSGSGKSTLLHMVGGLDKPTSGEVYIVGQNIFSMKDDKLAIFRRRNIGFVFQAYNLIPVLNVWENITLPIGLDGKEVDESYVKELMETLNIYNKKNSLPNALSGGQQQRTAICRALAAKPSIILADEPTGNLDSKTAQEVMALLKMSVKKYHQTLIMITHDDKIAQMGDRVIRIEDGKIVQGRE
- a CDS encoding ABC transporter permease, with protein sequence MNYISNLAKKNLKFSKTKNILIILTIALATCLITASGIMFYSIQSSIINSAEEQMGNYHGVYINVNNKQIEMLENNRKIEKVGKCIPFKTIKNKDLSDSQMELFYTDYAGADMTNVKLKQGNLPQKSNEIALESWVLDKLKVKSKIGENIHIKDENNKSMDFILSGILSDDKIRKQQNNVIGVVSKKLVTQNLYKIKTACYVRVKNHRNIMSTVFDIGHSIGLKDENIKTNSLYISAVGGDPSLLISFLVIALIIVIATMVVIYNIFYVSVIERIKQFGLLSAIGATKKQIRKVIFKEGFTLSIIAIPIGIIFAHVIYYIVRQLLISKYSIEIKSSPYIIIISALISLLAVVISLRKPEKLSSRISPVESMRYSGVEINSKKKERNSIKKISISKIAHLNLWRNKKRTIMTMISLTMSGILFIVICTVLKSMNIYNLTKQDFKHEFSLTSTETEGNPLNDEIINNIKNIKGVKNVSTEKYTGNISVNNLSYGLYGYDDYLLGKFKKYLIAGKISSEELKSKDEVLVATNYDKNDNRICKYKVGDKINLSIAVDKNGKQTESIKKQFTVAGIVSKNIGSFGWKIDGYDLITHEDVFTRGEFKDKLVSANDNKMAGVYIDIDSSKFESIKSKIKSISQKDNRIFYDSNTDYKKELESQYMGMQIIAMSFIGIIALIGILNLINTMITSILTRKKEYGMLQAVGLSDRELRKMLQIEGIYYSLGSSLMSIIFGTSLGYLCFKLFKRSGADYAEYKLPLGSILVLILAFAIITILITYLIENKLKKESIVDRIRYSE
- a CDS encoding M20/M25/M40 family metallo-hydrolase produces the protein MEDLDLFKEICETHAPSGREDWLYSIIEDNFNQFGDITISKLNNMYIHKEGKTSRKLMIMSHADEIFLMVKEITKEGFIKFKGLGIDAKSLVAQEVIIHGKENVSGVVALKYDYSDKQKSKVSMENLYIETGFCTEKLRSLIKVGDYITLDRKMVGLLNDNVSCKSIDNRASIFAMYVCAEELKNVNPDLNVYFVCSCQEEVGHRGAKMASYEVKPDIGIALDVTFDGGTLGDSDRENKLGAGPVICIGPNIHTKIKNRIIQTADKYSIPYQIEVEPGNTGTDAWDIQTAEGGIPTLLISIPIKYMHTSVEVVNLKDIKNTGRLLARFIQELKEDELEGLFCF
- a CDS encoding M42 family metallopeptidase — its product is MLLEKLSNCIGPSGYEEEIRNVIKEELYTFTDNVTVDRMGNVIVHSDNNDNSSPKIMIASHMDERGLIITAYNDDGTLKFSTLGKMEKGALPCKTVLIGNKKVHGVIGIKPIHLQNKSERDRNISYDDMCIDIGASSKDECRKTVSLGDFVVFDNSFSNFGDNLVKGKALDNRIGCSILLELLKEKYECNLYGVFYVQGNIDKRGIYTAAYNVKPDIMIDLDTINSTDGEGVPEYLKTNELTGGPVIPFNMEESIFNRDIVKSIRNKADNMGIAYKKSISTKDTSKLKPVRLPINNCKTAAVLIPCKHMDYNISMCSLMDYESTLTLVKSYLSDL
- a CDS encoding hydrolase, with translation MDKLLIKLINSFGVSGKEDEVREVIKERLNEINQDMYEDDIGNVIVKLGSGETKIMLCTHMDSVGFIVNHIDDDGMIRVDNIGNFKKEDISHSFIRFDNGTLGKIYTSHEGEFVDIGVNEREDALKKVNEGDMASLVGPYLSVGDNNVISPLLHNKVGCYILLKLIEYVKVENAELDFVFASQGEIGGIGARIAANNINPDYCIIVGTENATNAEERKNNINIDEGPVIKIMDSSLIMHKDIKEMLENCAKRSEINLQYSISTGKSEGELVHKERIGIRTGEIAVPCRYKYSTSEMVSINDIEDTIKLLKQLENFKEII